A single genomic interval of Lathyrus oleraceus cultivar Zhongwan6 chromosome 7, CAAS_Psat_ZW6_1.0, whole genome shotgun sequence harbors:
- the LOC127107712 gene encoding uncharacterized protein LOC127107712 isoform X2, translating into MDSQRPTRASPPPDSTPPSVTFILLSFIAIAAIVLVPTASSSFKNSLSIVHQVPEGHVGVYWRGGALLKTITEPGFHMKMPFLTQFEPVQVTLQTDEVTDIPCGTKGGVMIIFGKIEVVNRLHKESVYETLLNYGVHYDKTWIYDKIHHEINQFCSSHSLQQVYIDVFDQIDEKMKDALQVDCTRYAPGIEIIGVRVTKPNIPESIRRNFEQMEEERTKVLIAIEKQKVSEKEAETVKKMAISEAEKNANVSKILMEQKLLEKDSARKQEEIENAMYLAREKSLADADFYRVIREAEANRLKLTPEFLELKFIESIANNTKIFFGDKIPNMILDQRLLGNFLVDEVSRGAAIKKTKADI; encoded by the exons ATGGATTCGCAGCGTCCAACACGAGCATCGCCACCACCCGATTCAACTCCACCTTCCGTTACCTTCATCTTGCTCTCGTTCATAGCCATTGCCGCTATC GTTTTGGTTCCTACAGCATCATCATCCTTCAAAAATTCCTTGTCAATTGTTCACCAAGTCCCTGAAGGCCATGTGGGGGTATATTGGAGAGGAGGTGCGCTTCTCAAAACAATTACAGAGCCAG GTTTCCATATGAAGATGCCTTTCTTAACTCAGTTTGAGCCTGTCCAAGTGACACTTCAAACCGACGAG GTGACGGATATACCGTGCGGTACAAAAGGAGGTGTTATGATCATTTTTGGGAAGATTGAG GTTGTTAACCGACTGCATAAGGAATCTGTCTACGAGACATTGCTTAACTATGGTGTGCATTATGACAAGACATGGATATATGACAAGATTCATCATGAGATTAATCAGTTTTGCAGCTCTCATAGTCTTCAACAAGTGTATATTGATGTGTTTGATCAG ATTGACGAAAAGATGAAGGATGCCCTTCAAGTTGACTGTACCCGCTATGCTCCGGGCATTGAGATCATTGGTGTCCGTGTCACAAAGCCAAATATTCCAGAAAGCATAAGACGCAACTTTGAACAAATGGAAGAGGAGCGTACTAAG GTCTTAATTGCTATTGAGAAGCAGAAAGTATCTGAGAAGGAGGCAGAGACTGTGAAGAAGATGGCTATTAGCGAGGCCGAGAAAAATGCCAATGTTAGCAAGATCCTTATGGAACAAAAATTGTTGGAAAAAGATAGTGCTAGAAAACAGGAAGAAATTGAGAATGCAATGTATCTAGCTCGCGAGAAGAGTCTGGCTGATGCAGATTTCTACCG TGTAATAAGGGAAGCTGAAGCAAACAGATTGAAGCTTACCCCTGAGTTTCTTGAGCTAAAATTTATCGAATCCATTGCCAATAACACAAAGATTTTCTTTGGGGATAAG ATTCCAAATATGATTTTGGACCAAAGGCTGCTCGGAAACTTCCTTGTTGACGAAGTTTCTAGAGGTGCGGCTATAAAAAAGACAAAAGCAGATATATAA
- the LOC127107712 gene encoding uncharacterized protein LOC127107712 isoform X1, translating to MDSQRPTRASPPPDSTPPSVTFILLSFIAIAAIVTLYLTVSLSANVLVPTASSSFKNSLSIVHQVPEGHVGVYWRGGALLKTITEPGFHMKMPFLTQFEPVQVTLQTDEVTDIPCGTKGGVMIIFGKIEVVNRLHKESVYETLLNYGVHYDKTWIYDKIHHEINQFCSSHSLQQVYIDVFDQIDEKMKDALQVDCTRYAPGIEIIGVRVTKPNIPESIRRNFEQMEEERTKVLIAIEKQKVSEKEAETVKKMAISEAEKNANVSKILMEQKLLEKDSARKQEEIENAMYLAREKSLADADFYRVIREAEANRLKLTPEFLELKFIESIANNTKIFFGDKIPNMILDQRLLGNFLVDEVSRGAAIKKTKADI from the exons ATGGATTCGCAGCGTCCAACACGAGCATCGCCACCACCCGATTCAACTCCACCTTCCGTTACCTTCATCTTGCTCTCGTTCATAGCCATTGCCGCTATCGTAACTCTCTATCTCACTGTATCTCTTTCCGCAAAT GTTTTGGTTCCTACAGCATCATCATCCTTCAAAAATTCCTTGTCAATTGTTCACCAAGTCCCTGAAGGCCATGTGGGGGTATATTGGAGAGGAGGTGCGCTTCTCAAAACAATTACAGAGCCAG GTTTCCATATGAAGATGCCTTTCTTAACTCAGTTTGAGCCTGTCCAAGTGACACTTCAAACCGACGAG GTGACGGATATACCGTGCGGTACAAAAGGAGGTGTTATGATCATTTTTGGGAAGATTGAG GTTGTTAACCGACTGCATAAGGAATCTGTCTACGAGACATTGCTTAACTATGGTGTGCATTATGACAAGACATGGATATATGACAAGATTCATCATGAGATTAATCAGTTTTGCAGCTCTCATAGTCTTCAACAAGTGTATATTGATGTGTTTGATCAG ATTGACGAAAAGATGAAGGATGCCCTTCAAGTTGACTGTACCCGCTATGCTCCGGGCATTGAGATCATTGGTGTCCGTGTCACAAAGCCAAATATTCCAGAAAGCATAAGACGCAACTTTGAACAAATGGAAGAGGAGCGTACTAAG GTCTTAATTGCTATTGAGAAGCAGAAAGTATCTGAGAAGGAGGCAGAGACTGTGAAGAAGATGGCTATTAGCGAGGCCGAGAAAAATGCCAATGTTAGCAAGATCCTTATGGAACAAAAATTGTTGGAAAAAGATAGTGCTAGAAAACAGGAAGAAATTGAGAATGCAATGTATCTAGCTCGCGAGAAGAGTCTGGCTGATGCAGATTTCTACCG TGTAATAAGGGAAGCTGAAGCAAACAGATTGAAGCTTACCCCTGAGTTTCTTGAGCTAAAATTTATCGAATCCATTGCCAATAACACAAAGATTTTCTTTGGGGATAAG ATTCCAAATATGATTTTGGACCAAAGGCTGCTCGGAAACTTCCTTGTTGACGAAGTTTCTAGAGGTGCGGCTATAAAAAAGACAAAAGCAGATATATAA
- the LOC127107711 gene encoding uncharacterized protein LOC127107711 — protein sequence MREEVISSGGTVDPTPAASSAGASSPTVPMNVGSIDGSNHGQGSKAASISCVGSQPPWTSVSTSIGGSTFGSSRSSCRPWERGDLLRRLATFAPLNWLGKPQIISSLACAQKGWTNIGEEKIACESCGACLNFSSLLSWTSAQAQDASESFARKLDSGHKAHCPWKGNSCPESLVQFPPTSQSALIGGYKDRCDGLMQFHYLPVVAISAIELMSVTRGPQIERFLSQSQNFMSGVDFKPDNISELESSQDEAYCSFTRAQKLISLCGWEPRWLLNVQDCEEHSAQSERNGNYFGPSKTQLRPTQDPGPKAVSTSTKMDARKGKASLKESRLDYRSPMLDCSLCGATVRILDFLTVPRPSRLVPNNIDNPDTSKKIGLTRGGSAASGINGWIAADDAEKDQAEDRDEVATTNEGKTMASTDLDLNLTMAGGFHCPPFGRTATSENIHDVDMGRDLMIGQPSGSEIGDRAASYESRGPSSRKRNLEKGGSSDNRPALRLQHQADSVEGTVIDRDGDEVTDGGQYSAGPSKRARESDFFDTYCSPHQRDSSGAGPSHSLGFEGYVAGNRVSSFHQGSDRLIGVQSTRDSNRASSVIAMDTIYHSINDDSMESVENYPGDLDDVHFPSSSTYGNVDMNETSELNNSIQAQQSTCLQTATEVVPGEVGVSSTNYGDGIFNAETVTAHARDGISLGISGGSVGMCASHEAEVHGADISVHRTHSVVGEMEHRVEDAENQGQTGESVPNPGLMDEVIPDDINRDYPVGDSQEMMSHSAGRADSGSKIGCSAKAESVESGEKISQSCKLPPANNSRPSQSCNAIVYSDCGNTKEIMKDGKSSFSNNCALVQSDFATANRIGPPKGESNYEEAVEFDPIVYHNQCCPWVNGNVAAAGCASSVPSTSSDIIALCGWQLTLDALQSLGNVIPTVQSESAASLYKNDQQAPRKKLLHNHSMSKSHGQP from the exons ATGAGGGAAGAGGTTATCAGCTCCGGTGGTACTGTCGATCCCACACCTGCTGCCAG TTCGGCTGGGGCATCCTCCCCAACTGTTCCAATGAATGTTGGCAGCATAGATGGGTCAAATCATGGGCAAGGCTCTAAAGCTGCTTCTATATCATGTGTTGGTTCGCAACCACCCTGGACTTCTGTGAGCACAAGCATCGGTGGTTCTACTTTTGGTTCCTCAAGATCTTCATGTAGGCCCTGGGAAAGGGGAGATTTATTAAGGCGTTTGGCTACTTTTGCTCCTTTAAATTGGCTTGGCAAGCCTCAG ATCATCAGTTCATTGGCTTGTGCTCAGAAAGGTTGGACAAATATTGGTGAGGAAAAAATTGCGTGCGAGTCATGTGGTGCCTGCCTGAATTTCTCATCATTGTTATCTTGGACAAGTGCCCAAG CTCAAGATGCCAGTGAATCCTTTGCCAGGAAGCTGGATTCAGGGCATAAAGCTCATTGCCCTTGGAAAGGAAACAGCTGTCCAGAAAGTCTAGTGCAGTTCCCTCCGACTTCTCAATCTGCCTTAATTGGTGGCTACAAGGATAGATGTGATGGACTCATGCAATTTCATTATCTTCCTGTGGTAGCAATCTCTGCAATTGAGTTGATGAGTGTTACTCGAGGCCCACAGATTGAGCGCTTTCTGTCACAGTCTCAAAACTTTATGTCAGGAGTAGACTTTAAGCCTGATAATATATCAGAGCTGGAAAGCTCTCAGGATGAGGCATACTGCTCATTTACACGT GCACAGAAGCTCATAAGCCTTTGTGGGTGGGAACCAAGATGGCTCTTAAATGTTCAAGATTGCGAAGAACACTCTGCTCAATCTGAAAGAAATGGAAATTATTTTGGTCCAAGCAAGACTCAACTACGTCCTACTCAAGATCCAGGGCCAAAAGCAGTTTCTACTTCTACTAAAATGGATGCCAGGAAGGGAAAAGCATCTCTTAAGGAGTCTAGACTTGACTATAGGTCACCTATGCTTGATTGTAGCTTATGTGGTGCTACAGTTAGAATTTTGGATTTTCTGACTGTTCCTCGCCCGAGTCGTCTTGTACCCAACAATATAGATAACCCTGATACCAGTAAAAAGATAGGATTAACTCGTGGAGGAAGTGCAGCTAGTGGCATCAATGGTTGGATTGCAGCTGATGATGCAGAGAAAGATCAGGCTGAAGATCGTGATGAGGTTGCAACAACAAATGAGGGGAAAACGATGGCAAGCACAGATTTGGATTTAAACCTTACTATGGCTGGAGGTTTTCATTGTCCCCCTTTTGGTAGGACAGCAACATCTGAAAATATTCATGATGTAGACATGGGAAGAGATTTAATGATTGGTCAACCTTCAGGGAGTGAGATTGGTGATCGTGCAGCTTCATATGAATCACGAGGGCCAAGTTCTCGTAAGAGAAATCTTGAAAAAGGTGGAAGCTCAGATAACAGGCCAGCTCTTAGGTTGCAGCATCAGGCTGATAGTGTTGAAGGAACTGTCATCGACCGTGATGGTGATGAAGTTACTGATGGTGGACAATATTCTGCCGGTCCTTCAAAACGTGCACGTGAATCTGATTTTTTTGACACTTATTGTTCACCTCATCAAAGAGATTCATCTGGCGCTGGTCCTAGCCATTCATTGGGTTTTGAGGGTTATGTTGCTGGCAATCGAGTTTCTTCGTTCCATCAAGGTAGTGATCGCTTAATAGGAGTCCAATCTACTAGAGACTCAAACCGTGCATCATCTGTCATTGCAATGGACACAATATATCATAGTATAAATGATGATTCTATGGAAAGTGTTGAAAACTACCCAGGAGACCTTGATGATGTCCATTTCCCCTCCTCTAGCACCTATGGCAATGTTGACATGAATGAAACATCTGAGCTGAATAACAGCATTCAAGCTCAGCAAAGCACATGTTTACAAACAGCAACCGAAGTTGTCCCTGGTGAAGTGGGAGTCAGCAGTACAAACTATGGGGATGGAATTTTTAATGCAGAAACTGTGACTGCTCATGCTCGAGATGGAATTAGTCTTGGCATTAGTGGAGGGAGTGTTGGAATGTGTGCAAGTCATGAAGCTGAAGTCCACGGGGCAGATATATCTGTACACAGAACCCATAGTGTTGTTGGTGAAATGGAACACAGAGTAGAAGATGCTGAAAACCAGGGACAGACTGGTGAATCTGTTCCAAATCCAGGTCTAATGGATGAGGTCATCCCAGATGATATAAACCGGGACTATCCTGTTGGTGATAGCCAGGAGATGATGTCTCACTCTGCAGGAAGGGCAGACAGTGGGTCAAAAATTGGCTGTTCTGCAAAGGCAGAATCTGTTGAAAGTGGTGAAAAGATTAGTCAAAGCTGCAAACTTCCTCCTGCTAATAACAGTCGTCCATCCCAATCTTGCAATGCCATTGTTTATTCAGACTGTGGAAATACTAAGGAGATCATGAAGGATGGTAAATCATCATTCAGCAATAATTGTGCTCTAGTTCAATCAGATTTTGCCACTGCAAACCGGATAG GTCCTCCAAAAGGAGAAAGTAACTATGAAGAAGCTGTAGAATTTGATCCTATTGTCTATCACAACCAGTGTTGCCCTTGGGTAAACGGCAACGTTGCTGCTGCTGGCTGTGCTAGTTCTGTTCCAAGCACTAGTAGTGATATCATTGCACTCTGCGGATGGCAGTTGACTTTAGATGCTTTGCAATCACTAGGGAATGTAATTCCGACAGTACAGTCTGAGTCTGCTGCATCTTTGTACAAG AATGATCAGCAAGCACCTCGTAAAAAACTTCTACACAACCACTCCATGAGCAAAAGTCATGGTCAACCCTGA